ACAACGAGATCTCCCTGGCTGAGGGTCGGGTAGTCGTCGCTGAGGCTACTGTCGGAGTCCTGGAGGACTATGATACCAAACTCGGTGGCGTTGTTTACTATGTTACTCCACGCGGTTTGGGTGGTGTCAAAGATGTCCGCAACAGGGCCTGTGGTGAAAGCGTCGTTAGTCTCGCTGGGGCCACCTTTGTACTTCAGAACAGCCTCAAGAACACCGTTGCTGAGAACAAGCTTGGTGCTACTGAGGTCAATTCCGGCGCTGCCGGCGTTCGGGCTGACGTAGATGGCAAGCTGCTGGATGTATTCAAGGCTACCGTTCGCCTTACCAACAACCCTCTCGACCTGTATGCCGCTGGCAACCTCCTGGGTGGTCTCCCTGCCCGTGCTGGAAGCCTTCTGCTGCAGGAAGCCGCTCGTGTTGATCAGCACGGCCGCCGCAACAGCGGCAACCAGCACCATGGCAATGAAAACTATCAAGGTCCCAATACCAACCGCACCTTTCCTTGTCCTGGCTTTCATTCTCCATGCACCCCCTGGGGGTTCTTTGCGCTGGGGATTACGTTGTGTAAATATAAAGGCCTTTTTTGTTCTTAGTAGTGTAGGTGGTTGTGTAGGTACATGTGTAGGTACTGACCACGATGGCCCCGACGAACCATCGCCAAGGTATATAAAGGGGACAAGGGCATAAGGTTACGGTGATTCCCATGGGAGGAAGGCAGAGGGCAATAGTGCTGGGATTGATACTGTTGCTCCTCGGCAGTGGTATCCCCACCGTCATGGGTGTGAGTTACGCATACAGCGAGGCCAGCAACGTCCAGCTCTTCCTCTGGCCGTCAGGCAGACTCGTCGCCCCCAACCAGACGGTGACGATTGCGGTCGTGCTCTGGAAGCCCGGCGAGGGTGGAGTAGCGAACGCAACGGTAACCATCGAGGTCGAGGACAGGCTCTACAACGTCACCACCAACGGGGACGGCTTCGCGAGCCTGAACCTGACGTTCACTGAGGAAGGTGGCTATGAAGTCAGGGCCCTCTACGGTGAGGTCTCAACGGGCACGTGGATTGACGTTAAAGCCGTCCCCGAGTACCTTTTCATCGAGAAAGACCTCGAGCTCCAGGTCAACAGGGCATACACCGTCGAGTGGAACCTCGTAACTCCGTACCTTTTCACGCCCTACAGCGGAACCGTCAACGTGACGGTGCTCTTCAACGACAGAGCGGTTGAGAGCCGTCCCATCAACGTCACCGGTGGAAAGCTCAGGCTCAGCCTTCAGTTCAACGAGACCGGAACTGGTTCGATACTATTTGACGGCAGGACGGCTTCATACTTTGAGGTTCGCAGCAGGGTAATCCTCGCCAAGCTCATGGCACCGGACAGGGCATACGTCGGCCAGAACGTGACGGTTCACATCCTGGCCCTGGACGCCGGAAGAAACACCCCCTACAGTGGAAACGTCACGGTTAAGACTATCTCCTTCAACGGCACCGAGGAAACCGTTGACAGATTCACCATCGAAATCGAGAACGGCTACGGTAACTTCACGGTAACCGTCCCCGAATGTGACCATCTGACTGTCTCTGTGGAGCTGGGCAGGGGGCCGAGCCACACAATATGGGTCGAGAGGCCCGCTCAGGCACCCACGAATGGGGGCAACGGCAACGAGACGCCGCTAATATTCACGATAACTCCAGACAGGGTGCTCGCCGAGCCCGGGCAGAGCATCTCATTCGTCGTCAACACGACCAGAGAGGGAACCTATAACATGACCGTCACCTGGTACGGCTGGAGGTTCACGAGCTGGGACGTCTGGGACGGGGAAACCAATACCACCCTCGTGACCTTCAACGGCACCAAGAGCGTCCTCAAGAGGATAAAGGTCCCTGAGTGGGCCTACTACGGCGAAATCAGGATTGGAAACGCAGTGGCCAGAGTTTACACCCTAAGGCCGAGCGTCTGGGCCGACGCCTGGGTTAACCTCACCTACAGCCCGGAGATAGGGCTCGAGACAGGAGACGTCATAATGGTCAGTGGCGACCTCAAGAACAAGACCAAGGACTGGTTCTTTGAGTGGGAGGAGTTTTACAGGGGTCTCGTCAACGAGACCGTGCACATATTCACCCCCTGGGGCGTTAAGGCCGTGAAGACCGGGGAGGATGGCAGGTTCAGCGCCAGCATTCCGGTTCCTTCGGAGAGACTGCCCGACATGGTCTGGGACAGGCACCCGGAGGTTCTCGTCATCCACAGGTCGGGAGCGTACGCGGACAGGACCGTTGACACGCCAAGGGGCAGGGTCTTCGTCAACATCACCTCCGACGGGGTCAGGATAAACGTTGAACCCGACAGCGACTGGAGGTATTACCCGAACCTGACGACCCCAACGGTGGTCGAGTTCGGCCAGTCCTTTGACTGGTACTACATCGGGAACGTCACATCCGTCTACGTCAACTCGACGAACGCCACGATTCCGGGCAACATAAGCGCCGGGGTTTACATGTTCAAGATCCTCCCCAACCACTGGCTCTGCCTCAAGGAGCCACATGGGACCTCCTGCGGGGCGGGAAGCCACAGCACCGAGAGGGTTTACTACGTGACGGGCGGGCTTGAGCTCCCGGACAGCGCGACCTACAGCGGTGGGGAGCTCGAGGTTCCGATAAAGCTCCCGGGAAGGGGCGTGTTCTACTACTCCTACGACTCAAACGGCCAGAGGCACTACGGGGTAGGGTTCACAGATGAGAACGGAAGCGGAGTCGCCAGGATAGAGGTAGGGAACCTCCCGCTGGGAGGACCGGAATGGCTCATCATCAAGTTCGGCTTTGTGAGCGACAGGGGATCCCTCTTTGACATTAACTGGAACCTAATTGTCAGAAACGAGGCTGACGTCCTTCCGCCGGCGATTACCGCGGACGTAACGCCGGAGGTTCAGGAGGTAGGAAAGAACGTGACGGTTTACATAGACGTGAGGGACGATGGAAAGCTCAGGCAGGTCAACTTCACGATAACGAACGTGACCGACATCATCAGGGCGGAAAGCTTCAACGTATCGACGAGCGGGTTCGTGCACAGGTTCAACTTCACCGTAAGGGGCC
The DNA window shown above is from Thermococcus sp. JdF3 and carries:
- a CDS encoding flagellin, producing the protein MKARTRKGAVGIGTLIVFIAMVLVAAVAAAVLINTSGFLQQKASSTGRETTQEVASGIQVERVVGKANGSLEYIQQLAIYVSPNAGSAGIDLSSTKLVLSNGVLEAVLKYKGGPSETNDAFTTGPVADIFDTTQTAWSNIVNNATEFGIIVLQDSDSSLSDDYPTLSQGDLVVLTVKVGTDQNTGVFGYGIKPGIKITGQVVPEFGAPGVIEFTTPSTYTEAVMELQ
- a CDS encoding CARDB domain-containing protein translates to MGGRQRAIVLGLILLLLGSGIPTVMGVSYAYSEASNVQLFLWPSGRLVAPNQTVTIAVVLWKPGEGGVANATVTIEVEDRLYNVTTNGDGFASLNLTFTEEGGYEVRALYGEVSTGTWIDVKAVPEYLFIEKDLELQVNRAYTVEWNLVTPYLFTPYSGTVNVTVLFNDRAVESRPINVTGGKLRLSLQFNETGTGSILFDGRTASYFEVRSRVILAKLMAPDRAYVGQNVTVHILALDAGRNTPYSGNVTVKTISFNGTEETVDRFTIEIENGYGNFTVTVPECDHLTVSVELGRGPSHTIWVERPAQAPTNGGNGNETPLIFTITPDRVLAEPGQSISFVVNTTREGTYNMTVTWYGWRFTSWDVWDGETNTTLVTFNGTKSVLKRIKVPEWAYYGEIRIGNAVARVYTLRPSVWADAWVNLTYSPEIGLETGDVIMVSGDLKNKTKDWFFEWEEFYRGLVNETVHIFTPWGVKAVKTGEDGRFSASIPVPSERLPDMVWDRHPEVLVIHRSGAYADRTVDTPRGRVFVNITSDGVRINVEPDSDWRYYPNLTTPTVVEFGQSFDWYYIGNVTSVYVNSTNATIPGNISAGVYMFKILPNHWLCLKEPHGTSCGAGSHSTERVYYVTGGLELPDSATYSGGELEVPIKLPGRGVFYYSYDSNGQRHYGVGFTDENGSGVARIEVGNLPLGGPEWLIIKFGFVSDRGSLFDINWNLIVRNEADVLPPAITADVTPEVQEVGKNVTVYIDVRDDGKLRQVNFTITNVTDIIRAESFNVSTSGFVHRFNFTVRGLEDYILNVTAVDEAGHVSTRLVNFYGKAVETRELNLTANETHELNVANQTRIVVAPAQNESVAMNITVASAVENESARVKMTAKGYEDLKYVKVETNGTVEYSWVILNLTYSDEMLRRLGISENAVTLLYWNGSEWIDLSKHVGETIPDNSPYGNITVFGFGRDPVHNYAWANVSHLSEYSLGVMLPDLRVVGISAENAVAGKETEVSVTLVNNGGAVDGEFTVSLYANDTLVKTERVSGIGAGEEKTVKFTWTPDKSGTYILRATADGDDAIVESNETNNELSAEVRVTPAPKVSKGTAVTRMNYIGYMYYHMLSKRFEELYNESLRKGVDNETLTAALEHRKLAEEYYEKAEEFGPVLQNLNNPQILAPLRRAYLEMLKAVRILEEALG